A single genomic interval of Lathyrus oleraceus cultivar Zhongwan6 chromosome 7, CAAS_Psat_ZW6_1.0, whole genome shotgun sequence harbors:
- the LOC127103914 gene encoding uncharacterized protein LOC127103914, translated as MPPPFEQPPIPPSEQPAPPPSEQPPTPPHEQPPTPPPEQPTTSPSEIPIITPSKNIIIPTSEPPADLTHTPSASPSPTPEPETTFPTLEEAISLFAESSVAKIRSLSENSGISDDPSPLRIHWNIRSWRKAADTSGERGRREAEEMTRLEEEKRIKEAAEKVAAEAEAKAKVDAEEAAHIAAEEAAKERNDTLTQGESSHSDFAPLVLKTMEEL; from the exons ATGCCTCCACCATTTGAACAACCACCAATACCACCATCTGAACAACCAGCACCACCACCATCTGAACAACCACCAACACCACCACATGAACAACCACCAACACCACCACCCGAACAACCAACAACATCACCATCTGAAATTCCCATTATAACACCCTCCAAAAACATCATTATCCCTACCTCTGAACCTCCCGCTGATCTTACCCACACACCATCAGCATCTCCATCCCCCACTCCTGAACCAGAAACTACCTTCCCCACCCTAGAAGAAGCAATCTCTTTATTTGCTGAGTCTTCAGTGGCGAAGATCAGATCTCTATCTGAGAACTCTGGTATCAGTGACGATCCCTCTCCACTGAGGATTCACTGGAACATA AGAAGCTGGAGAAAGGCTGCAGACACATCTGGTGAGAGAGGCAGAAGAGAAGCAGAAGAGATGACTCGTCTGGAAGAAGAGAAAAGGATCAAAGAAGCTGCAGAGAAGgttgctgctgaagctgaagcaaaagcaAAAGTTGATGCTGAAGAGGCAGCACACATAGCTGCAGAAGAAGCTGCAAAGGAAAGAAATGATactctgactcagggggagtcatcTCACTCTGACTTTGCTCCTCTTGTCCTGAAGACTATGGAAGAGCTGTAG